In a genomic window of Pedobacter sp. KBS0701:
- a CDS encoding AraC family transcriptional regulator produces the protein MSGFAGWYDTQPYREILFYTPFIHTLFFGPLLYLYLKSLTNVQYRLQKRDWLHFTPGILYIIWALIKVITDKLIVGHYYLENGETDPDFDSWYNWGWSASLIVYLVLSIRYYRQYVVFSWYEFSFADAASFKWLRNFLYAFAVLTILLFSEHLLGLFINLFYIRSWYYFFAFAIITYYMAISAYSAKPIIKLNFEPSLLLTYQPLLIEEPIRTVEDQSWMLGWIASIEVLMDVQKVYLEPELTLTELAKKAGTNASVLSKVINKTYGQNFSDYVNRYLVKEVIRLLKQLEYQNFTLLAVAYDAGFNSKSTFNRAFKKETGMSPKDYPKD, from the coding sequence ATGTCTGGATTTGCGGGCTGGTATGATACGCAGCCTTATCGCGAAATCTTATTTTATACGCCATTCATCCATACACTATTTTTTGGTCCGCTGCTTTATCTTTATCTAAAAAGCCTGACCAATGTGCAATACCGTTTGCAAAAACGCGACTGGTTGCATTTTACACCCGGAATACTCTACATCATTTGGGCTTTAATTAAAGTGATTACGGATAAGTTGATTGTAGGACATTATTACCTGGAGAATGGGGAAACGGATCCGGATTTTGATAGCTGGTATAACTGGGGCTGGTCAGCCAGCTTAATAGTTTATTTAGTCCTATCCATACGCTATTATCGGCAGTATGTTGTTTTTTCATGGTACGAATTCTCTTTTGCCGATGCGGCAAGTTTTAAATGGTTGCGTAACTTCCTATATGCATTCGCCGTCCTGACCATTTTGCTCTTTTCGGAACATTTACTGGGTTTATTCATTAACCTGTTTTACATCAGGTCGTGGTATTATTTCTTTGCTTTCGCGATCATTACTTACTATATGGCAATCAGTGCCTATTCGGCCAAGCCGATCATTAAGCTGAATTTCGAGCCATCCTTGCTACTTACTTATCAACCTTTACTGATAGAAGAACCTATTCGCACAGTTGAAGACCAGAGCTGGATGCTGGGATGGATAGCCAGTATCGAAGTACTGATGGATGTCCAAAAGGTTTATCTGGAACCGGAATTAACCTTGACCGAACTTGCTAAAAAGGCAGGAACCAATGCTTCTGTATTGAGTAAGGTCATCAATAAAACCTATGGTCAAAATTTTAGTGATTATGTGAACCGTTATCTGGTCAAGGAAGTAATCCGTCTCTTGAAACAGCTGGAATATCAAAATTTCACCTTGCTGGCAGTGGCCTACGATGCGGGTTTCAATTCCAAATCTACCTTTAATCGTGCCTTTAAAAAGGAGACTGGTATGAGTCCAAAGGATTATCCAAAAGATTAG
- a CDS encoding outer membrane beta-barrel family protein has product MKTILLNLFLFCSLNAIAQITGTVNDEKKQPLSGAVIRLYQAVKTVKIAVTDNQGRFTYNGTADYMIITYTGFLTDTLKNLRSDMMIQLSPDTNTLKEIIVISRQPIIRQETDRTVISVNEKVRKLADNGLDIVNLAPGITVSDNEDIIQMSGKSEVQVMINDKVVRMTARDLAKMLKAMPSSSIKQVEFLSNPPAKYEVNGNTGIINIKTNGVAKGGGGNVDYSTSQSNHNWTDLSSLLNYDAGKLAISGYGAWHTGGYLTQNTKIRQLYPDMINQQTSSLDKWSDPVFRVTADYVANRNNTFGGIIERESSTNTDSYNTYSQQGANNYQTTSCNLSVRHWNTYNLNYQYSDTLGTELTVDLDRADFYKDGSIALMTTLQPQLNYQTTTGIRISTIKADYTHSWKNTLKIESGLKIAGLQTNNTQNEHLFHYHENIIAVYTSLTQSKRNWGWQLGLRAEQTEAKGETSSITKPDTSYINLLPSAYFTYSPGSKHHFRLSLSRRIKRPDYSDLQPFSYVLDPLNQQTGNPQLRVQCNDQAELTYTLDDRISLISTLSRAADYFNTVYRESGNILVEMPANAGTMTTLNFDLNFPVKISKWWNMLNKLNAGNDHFSGELFQGKLDQGKWRYQFSSSQRISLFSKYQLQLSCRYTSASQNLIYQQQSSANASASISRKLFNDQASVRIGISDIFKTQRQYTSVNFGNLQYTDFGTFESRRVSLSFNWRFGNTKIRQTEERSRGDADEKRRSGS; this is encoded by the coding sequence ATGAAAACAATTCTACTCAATTTATTTCTTTTTTGCAGTCTGAATGCAATAGCCCAAATCACAGGTACTGTAAATGATGAGAAAAAACAACCGCTATCCGGCGCCGTTATCAGATTATACCAGGCTGTTAAAACAGTTAAAATTGCAGTGACCGATAATCAGGGACGTTTCACCTATAACGGAACTGCAGACTATATGATCATTACCTATACAGGATTTCTGACAGACACTTTAAAAAATTTAAGGTCAGATATGATGATCCAACTCAGTCCTGACACAAATACATTAAAAGAGATCATCGTAATATCTCGCCAGCCTATCATTCGCCAGGAAACCGATCGTACGGTGATCAGTGTCAATGAGAAGGTTAGGAAGTTGGCCGACAACGGACTGGATATTGTGAACCTGGCGCCGGGTATAACGGTAAGTGATAATGAAGATATAATCCAGATGAGCGGCAAGTCTGAAGTACAGGTGATGATCAATGATAAAGTGGTGAGGATGACTGCGCGCGATCTGGCCAAAATGTTGAAGGCTATGCCATCAAGCAGTATAAAACAGGTAGAATTCCTCAGTAATCCGCCTGCTAAATATGAAGTAAATGGCAATACCGGAATTATTAATATCAAAACCAATGGGGTTGCTAAGGGGGGTGGAGGCAATGTAGACTATAGCACTTCGCAAAGTAACCACAATTGGACAGACCTCTCCAGCTTATTAAATTATGATGCAGGGAAATTAGCAATCAGCGGTTATGGTGCCTGGCATACTGGGGGTTATCTGACTCAAAATACGAAAATCCGACAGCTATACCCGGATATGATCAATCAACAAACCAGCAGTCTGGATAAATGGAGCGACCCGGTTTTTCGTGTAACCGCCGATTATGTGGCCAACCGCAATAACACTTTTGGTGGCATCATTGAGCGGGAGTCCAGTACGAATACGGACAGCTATAATACTTATTCGCAACAAGGTGCTAACAACTATCAAACCACTAGCTGTAATCTTAGCGTGCGACACTGGAACACCTATAATCTGAACTATCAGTATAGCGATACGCTGGGTACCGAATTGACTGTTGACCTGGATCGAGCCGATTTTTACAAAGATGGCAGTATTGCATTAATGACCACTTTACAACCTCAGCTGAACTATCAAACGACTACTGGGATCAGGATCAGCACCATTAAAGCCGATTATACACATTCCTGGAAAAATACACTCAAGATCGAATCAGGTCTTAAGATTGCTGGTTTACAAACCAATAATACCCAGAACGAACACCTCTTTCATTACCATGAAAATATCATTGCAGTATATACCAGTTTAACACAATCTAAGAGAAATTGGGGCTGGCAATTGGGACTGCGGGCAGAACAAACAGAAGCCAAAGGAGAAACCAGTTCAATCACTAAGCCTGATACAAGTTACATTAACTTATTGCCTTCAGCGTATTTTACTTATTCACCAGGCTCCAAACATCATTTTCGCTTGTCGCTGAGCCGCCGGATCAAACGTCCGGATTACAGCGATCTGCAACCTTTTTCTTATGTGCTTGATCCACTCAACCAGCAAACGGGTAACCCTCAGCTACGCGTGCAGTGCAATGACCAGGCTGAGTTGACTTATACTTTAGATGACAGGATCTCCCTGATCAGTACTCTGAGCCGAGCGGCTGATTACTTTAATACTGTTTATCGCGAGTCAGGCAATATCCTTGTAGAAATGCCGGCTAATGCCGGTACAATGACTACATTGAATTTCGACCTGAACTTCCCGGTGAAAATCTCTAAGTGGTGGAATATGTTGAATAAGCTCAATGCCGGCAACGATCACTTTTCTGGAGAATTGTTCCAGGGTAAACTTGACCAAGGCAAATGGCGCTACCAATTCTCCAGCAGTCAGCGTATTAGCCTGTTCAGTAAATACCAGTTACAGTTGAGCTGTCGATACACTTCTGCTTCGCAAAACCTGATCTATCAGCAACAAAGCAGCGCCAATGCCAGTGCAAGTATCAGCCGTAAACTTTTCAATGATCAGGCTTCAGTGCGGATCGGTATCAGTGATATCTTTAAAACCCAGCGTCAATATACGAGCGTTAACTTCGGTAATTTACAGTATACTGATTTCGGTACTTTTGAGAGCCGCCGTGTTTCCCTGAGTTTCAATTGGCGATTTGGCAATACAAAAATCCGACAGACCGAAGAACGAAGCCGCGGTGACGCTGATGAAAAGAGAAGAAGCGGCAGTTAA
- a CDS encoding helix-turn-helix domain-containing protein, which translates to MSINIGLLIWKEMKAKSMSREQLAGQISISKHRVDTLLKSTSIDTSLLTRISIALGINFFDYYRKDEDLAQFEIDILVQSDEELNKLKNLIKEKNKLLDLYGETIKSQKKIIDALENFRKH; encoded by the coding sequence ATGAGCATAAATATTGGGTTGTTGATCTGGAAAGAGATGAAGGCAAAATCGATGAGTAGAGAACAACTTGCCGGCCAAATAAGCATTAGCAAACACCGGGTAGATACTTTATTAAAATCGACTTCGATAGATACCAGTTTATTAACACGGATCTCCATTGCACTTGGCATTAATTTCTTCGATTACTACCGTAAAGACGAAGATTTGGCTCAATTTGAAATCGATATCCTTGTACAAAGTGATGAGGAGTTAAATAAGCTCAAAAATTTAATCAAAGAAAAAAATAAATTGCTCGATCTTTACGGGGAAACCATTAAAAGCCAAAAGAAGATTATTGATGCACTCGAAAACTTTCGAAAACATTGA
- a CDS encoding LTA synthase family protein: protein MSIKEKTNSLLRHRFGTVFLVIALLCSISLITRVALLIYSASAVDWSILNLLKILIIGLFYDLAAASFAVIPIVIYLWVLPSKWYASKFNRILLFIYFFFVVFTLIFNAISEWFFWEEFSVRYNFIAVDYLVYTTEVIGNIRQSYPINSIMIGLVILTLLIVYLLRKAITISTTNTIGFGKRTKIALILLCLPVLTYFGVSHRWKYHSKNQYVNELSGNGMYDFGFAFWNNQLDYNTFYKTLPIKNAETILGNLLQQDTIAKGVFKNTSRTISNAGTENKMNVVLISVESLSAEFLGTFGNTQHITPQLDSLAKQGLLFSNLYASGTRTVRGLEALSLCIPPTPGQSIVKRPDNKNLFTLGSVFRSKGYNSRFIYGGYGYFDNMNEFFSNNGYQVTDRSALQDSEIHYSNIWGVADEDLFTLSLRELDKDYKNKKPFFAQIMTVSNHRPYTYPEGRINIPSHTGREGAVKYTDYAIGKFIREAKQKPWFSNTLFIIVADHCASSAGKVQLPVDKYHIPMIFYSPGHITPGKFEKLTAQIDIGPTILGYLNFSYNSKFFGQDVFKMKDSDERAFISTYQSLGYIKNNTLVILDPNKKAATYKPDFITGNALAIPANQKLINEAISNYQMASYLYQNGLYGFESEKKP, encoded by the coding sequence ATGAGCATTAAAGAAAAAACAAATAGTTTACTACGCCACAGGTTTGGAACAGTTTTTTTAGTTATCGCACTATTGTGTAGCATTTCGTTGATTACCAGAGTGGCCCTGTTAATTTATAGTGCATCTGCTGTTGATTGGTCTATCTTGAATCTCCTTAAAATTTTAATCATTGGATTATTTTATGACCTTGCTGCTGCATCTTTTGCGGTAATTCCCATTGTAATTTACTTATGGGTGCTTCCATCCAAGTGGTACGCCAGCAAATTCAACAGAATACTGTTGTTCATCTACTTTTTCTTTGTTGTTTTCACCCTTATTTTCAATGCCATTTCAGAATGGTTCTTCTGGGAAGAGTTTTCGGTCCGTTACAACTTTATAGCGGTCGATTACCTGGTGTACACTACAGAAGTTATTGGAAATATCCGCCAATCGTACCCAATTAACAGTATTATGATAGGCCTGGTTATATTAACCTTGTTAATTGTTTATTTGTTAAGAAAGGCCATCACTATATCTACCACCAATACAATTGGTTTTGGTAAACGCACCAAAATTGCTTTGATTCTTTTGTGCCTGCCAGTGCTTACTTATTTTGGGGTAAGCCATAGATGGAAATACCACAGTAAAAATCAATATGTAAATGAGCTTTCGGGCAATGGCATGTACGATTTCGGATTTGCTTTCTGGAATAATCAACTGGACTATAATACTTTCTATAAAACGCTTCCGATCAAAAATGCAGAAACCATTTTGGGCAATTTGCTTCAACAGGATACTATTGCAAAAGGAGTATTTAAAAATACGTCCAGAACCATCAGTAACGCTGGTACTGAAAACAAAATGAATGTGGTATTGATTAGTGTAGAGAGTTTAAGTGCTGAATTTTTGGGCACATTTGGTAATACACAGCATATTACTCCCCAACTCGATTCCCTCGCCAAACAAGGTCTGCTTTTCAGTAACTTGTATGCTTCGGGAACACGTACAGTACGTGGTTTAGAGGCACTATCGCTTTGTATCCCACCTACACCGGGCCAATCCATTGTAAAACGTCCTGATAATAAAAACCTGTTTACCCTGGGTAGTGTATTTCGTTCTAAAGGCTACAACAGCAGGTTTATTTATGGTGGTTATGGATATTTCGATAATATGAATGAGTTTTTTTCTAATAATGGTTACCAGGTAACAGACAGAAGTGCACTTCAGGATTCAGAAATCCATTATTCTAATATATGGGGTGTAGCCGATGAAGATTTATTTACGCTTTCGTTACGCGAACTGGATAAAGATTATAAAAACAAGAAACCTTTTTTCGCACAGATTATGACGGTTTCGAATCACCGCCCCTATACTTACCCCGAAGGAAGGATTAATATTCCATCACACACTGGTAGAGAAGGTGCAGTTAAATATACCGATTACGCCATCGGTAAGTTTATTCGCGAAGCAAAACAGAAACCCTGGTTTTCGAATACACTATTTATCATTGTTGCCGATCACTGTGCTTCGAGTGCTGGTAAAGTACAGCTACCAGTAGATAAATATCATATTCCAATGATTTTTTACAGCCCGGGACACATCACACCAGGCAAATTCGAGAAACTTACCGCACAGATTGATATCGGCCCAACTATTCTCGGTTACCTGAATTTCAGTTACAACAGTAAGTTTTTTGGTCAGGATGTGTTTAAAATGAAAGACAGTGATGAAAGAGCTTTTATAAGCACTTACCAGAGTTTGGGTTACATTAAAAACAATACCCTGGTTATTCTCGACCCGAATAAAAAAGCAGCTACATATAAGCCCGATTTCATCACTGGAAACGCCCTGGCCATACCAGCAAACCAGAAATTGATTAATGAAGCCATATCCAATTATCAAATGGCATCGTACCTTTATCAAAATGGTTTGTACGGATTTGAGTCTGAAAAGAAACCCTGA